The proteins below are encoded in one region of Neofelis nebulosa isolate mNeoNeb1 chromosome 17, mNeoNeb1.pri, whole genome shotgun sequence:
- the ZNF304 gene encoding zinc finger protein 304: MEAAARTDGAQGCVTFEDVFVYFSREEWELLEEAQRLLYRDVMLENFALVASLDCWREADNEETPEQNVFVGVSQLRTPKSGPFIQKAHPCEVCDPLLRDILNLVECQGSPPLQKPYTRGPCGRGFLLSADFYRHQKRCSGEDLFGGDADGASYMKSYAVHVPGKPCTCREEGMDFLGSSGLFQCPTTSNGMIPYKRTECMESFPASSSVGRQQTDHDGLVLFGCTDSEKAFLNTFTLLGSQVSQTEVRPFRCPPCGNMSKEKSALIIHRKIHSGEASHVCKECGKAFIHLSHLKMHQKFHTGKRHYTCSECGKAFSRKDTLVQHQRVHTGERSYDCSECGKAYSRSSHLVQHQRIHTGERPYKCSECGKAFSRKDTLVQHQRFHTGERPYECSECGKFFSQSSHLIEHWRIHTGARPYECIECGKFFSHNSSLIKHRRVHTGARSYVCSKCGKAFSCKDTLVQHQIIHTGARPYECSECGKAFSRKDTLVQHQKIHTGERPYECGECGKFFSHSSNLIVHQRIHTGAKPYECTECGKCFSHNSSLILHQRVHTGARPYVCSECGKAYISSSHLVQHKKVHTGARPYECSECGKFFSRNSSLILHQRVHTGEKPYVCSECGKAYSRSSHLVRHQRVHTGEKPHECNSFGAPSATPLKLV, translated from the coding sequence ATTGTTGGCGTGAAGCAGACAACGAGGAGACGCCTGAGCAGAACGTTTTTGTCGGCGTGTCGCAGCTCAGGACTCCCAAGTCAGGTCCGTTCATCCAGAAAGCCCACCCGTGTGAGGTGTGTGATCCACTCTTAAGAGACATTTTGAACTTGGTGGAATGCCAGGGATCACCCCCCTTGCAGAAGCCGTACACGCGTGGCCCGTGTGGGAGAGGATTCTTACTCAGTGCGGACTTTTACCGGCACCAGAAGCGATGCAGTGGAGAGGATCTCTTTGGAGGGGACGCTGATGGGGCCTCATACATGAAGAGCTATGCAGTCCACGTGCCAGGGAAACCCTGTACTtgcagggaggaggggatggaCTTTCTGGGCAGCTCTGGCCTCTTCCAGTGTCCTACCACCAGCAATGGGATGATTCCATACAAAAGGACTGAGTGCATGGAATCTTTCCCAGCCAGCTCCAGTGTCGGCCGGCAGCAGACAGACCATGATGGACTGGTGCTCTTCGGTTGCACTGACAGCGAGAAAGCCTTCCTGAACACCTTTACTCTCCTCGGCAGCCAGGTAAGTCAGACTGAAGTAAGACCCTTTCGATGCCCGCCATGTGGAAATATGTCCAAGGAGAAATCAGCTCTTATCATTCACAGAAAAATTCACAGCGGAGAAGCATCGCATGTGTGTAAAGAGTGTGGAAAGGCCTTCATTCACCTGTCTCACCTAAAAATGCATCAGAAATTTCACACTGGAAAAAGACATTACACATGCAGTGAATGCGGGAAGGCCTTCAGCCGCAAAGACACACTTGTTCAGCACCAGAGAGTCCACACTGGAGAAAGGTCTTACGACTGCAGTGAGTGTGGAAAAGCCTATAGCAGAAGCTCCCACCTTGTTCAGCACCAGAGAATTCACACCGGAGAAAGACCTTACAAGTGCAGTGagtgtggaaaagccttcagcCGGAAAGACACACTTGTGCAACACCAGAGATTTCACACTGGAGAGAGGCCTTACGAGTGCAGTGAGTGTGGGAAGTTCTTTAGCCAAAGCTCCCACCTTATCGAGCACTGGAGAATTCACACTGGGGCAAGGCCTTATGAATGCATCGAATGTGGAAAGTTTTTTAGCCATAACTCAAGCCTCATCAAACATCGGAGAGTCCACACGGGAGCAAGGTCTTACGTGTGCAGCaaatgtgggaaagctttcagcTGCAAAGACACACTTGTTCAGCACCAGATAATTCACACTGGAGCCAGGCCTTATGAGTGCAGcgagtgtgggaaagcctttagccGTAAAGACACACTTGTGCAGCACCAGAAAATccacactggagaaaggccttatgagtgCGGTGAATGTGGGAAATTTTTTAGCCATAGCTCCAACCTTATTGTACACcagagaatccacactggagCGAAGCCTTATGAGTGCACGGAATGTGGAAAATGCTTCAGCCACAATTCCAGCCTCATTCTACACCAGAGAGTTCACACTGGCGCAAGGCCTTACGTGTGTAGCGAATGTGGAAAAGCCTACATCAGCAGCTCCCACCTTGTTCAGCACAAGAAAGTTCACACTGGAGCCAGACCTTATGAGTGCAGCGAATGTGGGAAATTCTTCAGCCGAAACTCTAGCCTCATTCTCCACCAGAGggttcacactggagaaaagccTTACGTGTGCAGCGAATGCGGGAAAGCCTACAGCAGAAGTTCCCATCTTGTCCGGCACCAGAGggttcacactggagaaaagccTCACGAATGCAACAGTTTCGGTGCTCCTTCAGCTACACCTCTTAAACTTGTTTAG